One part of the Acyrthosiphon pisum isolate AL4f unplaced genomic scaffold, pea_aphid_22Mar2018_4r6ur Scaffold_1335;HRSCAF=1818, whole genome shotgun sequence genome encodes these proteins:
- the LOC100570978 gene encoding uncharacterized protein DDB_G0286591-like, whose amino-acid sequence MTYHIVEFIKENSVEAVPSHWLSRDGKTCAWPKRHLDPTRQIEKKKQPNTLEYTWFEIRVLSNSISSLKEAKEKAKKATFTSDLSSIEEVKETRNIRRKKIDDNDDDRDFTSKIKTKKHFKTIIQDKVPSPPKFFDTGFVGENDSDSGSDNILISNFKIKEKPQLKYFKNKTNINISDGNKINNNNRSPTQSYLPLRRSSVAKNTALVSTTASLLISPSGKWNVDDIGLLNSNKIIKRKLDFESTSIHSTSPQNIDAAIHHDNINVDNLSIHYEDGIDNINGNLKNDCLKKLNVEDKHLDNSLTHFSTSSSSVSISNNSTVQTEMLCILKSLTRTLTNMKYEVRTITTKIDRLENVITDQQKNQNNLSTKNNYYPVDESIYKFPLTSLEELTIFEEKIMDKDFRQQMITFLVRLERSTVSDMTRQIMSKLFHNNLLSKFSYSGQKKKMIFSSLNSCALIFETIRTVKIHKTCIDQEILRPMKFFMANAKFREEKKNKNINIIS is encoded by the exons ATGACCTATCACATTGTTGAATTCATAAAAGAAAATTCGGTGGAAGCTGTTCCATCACACTGGTTGTCAAGGGATGGAAAAACATGTGCTTGGCCCAAAAGGCATTTAGATCCAACTAggcaaattgaaaaaaaaaaacaacctaaTACACTTGAGTACACCTGGTTTGAAATTCGTGTCTTATCCAACTCTATTT caaGTTTAAAGGAAGCTAAAGAAAAAGCTAAAAAAGCAACTTTTACGTCTGACTTATCTTCAATAGAAGAAGTTAAAGAAACAAGGAACATTCGacgtaaaaaaattgatgataatgatgatgatcgTGACTTcacatcaaaaattaaaactaaaaaacattttaaaacaataatacaagaCAAAGTTCCAAGCCCACCCAAGTTTTTTGATACag gtTTTGTTGGAGAAAATGATTCAGATTCTGGTtctgataatatattgatttcaaactttaaaa tCAAAGAAAAGcctcaattaaaatatttcaaaaacaaaacaaatataaatatatctgatggtaacaaaataaataacaataacagatCACCTACTCAATCGTATTTACCTCTTAGAA gatCATCCGTTGCAAAAAATACGGCTTTAGTATCTACAACTGCTTCCTTATTAATCTCACCATCTGGAAAATGGAATGTTGATGATATTGGCTtactaaattcaaataaaattataaaaagaaagtTGGATTTTGAGTCAACTTCAATTCATTCTACATCCCCACAAAATATAGATGCAGCTATACATCATGACAACATTAATGTTGATAATTTGTCAATACATTacg aagatggtatagataatataaatggaaatttaaaaaatgattgcctaaaaaagttaaatgttgAAGATAAACATTTGGACAATTCATTAACTCATTTTAGTACGTCATCATCGTCTGTATcaatatcaaataattcaaCAGTTCAAACTG aaatgctTTGTATTTTGAAAAGCTTGACTCGTACTCTGACAAATATGAAGTATGAAGTGAGAACTATTACAACTAAAATTGACCGATTGGAAAATGTTATAACCGACcagcaaaaaaatcaaaataacttatctacaaaaaacaattattatcctGTTGATGAAAGTATTTACAAGTTCCCATTAACCAGCCTTGAAGAATTAACCATATTCGAAGAAAAAATAATGGACAAAGATTTTCGACAACAAATG ataacatttttagttcGACTAGAACGTTCAACGGTTTCAGATATGACCCGtcaaattatgtcaaaattgtTTCACAATAATTTGCTGAGCAAATTCTCGTATAgtggacagaaaaaaaaaatgatcttcTCTTCCCTTAATTCTTGTGCCCTTAtatttg AAACCATAAGAACTgtcaaaattcataaaacttGTATTGATCAAGAGATATTGAGACCAATGAAATTCTTTATGGCTAATGCCAAGTTtcgagaagaaaaaaaaaacaaaaatattaatataatttcttag
- the LOC100165663 gene encoding uncharacterized protein LOC100165663 translates to MYFGLSTKDVRKLAFEFAKKMNLKMPAYWTENEFAGIDWFLNFIKRNPTLSIRQPEATSLSRSMNFNPINVNIFMDKYESVITKHKFEAFQIFNLDETGITTVQNPCKIVAQKGKKQIGAITSAERGTLVTMCLAVSAVGNAIPPMFIFPRVNFKDHFIRGGPPGCIGTSNKSGWMQGEEFLKFITHFTNHVRPTIEKKVLILLDNHESHLYLPVIDFCRANGIVLLSFPPHCSHKLQPLDRSVFGPFKKCINQEMDSWLKSNPGKRFTIYDLPAVTTNAILNAATPRNITSGFAVSGVWPFNRNAFSIDEFAPAVVTDIMLHTTENNNEIQSINTEIPSINTITQTPSINVEIAEQRLSDKISPEMVRPYPKVQIHQKIGKKGGRKKGKTAILTDTPEKNELENKAKKKNENIKRKLFNTDKKSKKVKATAIKKQKNKNKTLVIDSDDDEDAFCTICSELYSDSKSGEPWIQCVRCKLWSHEACTPQNYTAYYICDNCEADN, encoded by the coding sequence ATGTATTTCGGCTTAAGCACTAAAGATGTCAGAAAACTAGCATTtgaatttgctaaaaaaatgaatttgaaaatgCCAGCTTACTGGACTGAGAACGAATTTGCTGGTATTGATTggtttcttaattttattaagcgTAATCCTACCTTGTCTATTCGTCAGCCAGAGGCAACTAGTTTATCTAGAAGTATGAACTTTAATCCGATtaacgtaaacatttttatggacAAATATGAATCAGTGATTACTAAACATAAATTCGAGGCATTTCAGATTTTTAATCTAGATGAGACTGGTATAACCACGGTACAAAATCCATGTAAAATAGTAGCACAGAAAGGTAAAAAACAAATTGGTGCCATAACGTCTGCGGAACGTGGAACTTTGGTCACCATGTGTTTGGCTGTTAGTGCGGTTGGAAATGCCATTCCACCAATGTTTATTTTTCCTAGGGTCAATTTTAAGGATCATTTTATTAGAGGAGGACCTCCAGGATGTATAGGGACCTCAAATAAATCTGGATGGATGCAGGGagaagaatttttgaaatttatcacACATTTCACAAATCATGTGCGAcctacaattgaaaaaaaagtactCATTTTATTGGACAATCATGAGTCACATTTGTACTTGCCAGTCATTGATTTTTGTAGAGCAAATGGTATTGTTTTGTTATCCTTTCCACCACACTGTTCGCACAAATTGCAGCCATTGGACAGATCTGTATTTGGgccttttaaaaaatgtataaatcaagAAATGGATTCATGGCTAAAAAGTAATCCAGGGAAACGGTTTACCATTTATGATTTGCCTGCTGTAACTACTAATGCTATTTTAAATGCAGCTACACCTAGGAACATAACCAGTGGATTTGCTGTATCTGGTGTGTGGCCTTTTAATAGAAATGCATTTAGTATAGATGAATTTGCACCAGCAGTTGTGACGGATATAATGTTACATACCACAGAAAACAACAATGAAATACAAAGTATAAATACAGAGATACCTAGTATCAATACTATAACACAAACACCTAGTATCAATGTAGAAATAGCAGAACAACGTTTATCTGATAAGATTTCTCCTGAAATGGTTAGACCTTATCCTAAAGTACAAATACAtcaaaaaataggaaaaaaaggTGGTAGGAAAAAAGGCAAAACAGCAATACTAACTGATACACCTGAAAAAAATGAACTAGAAAATAAAGCAAagaagaaaaatgaaaatattaaaaggaaacTATTCAATACtgacaaaaaaagtaaaaaggtaAAAGCCACagcaattaaaaaacaaaaaaataaaaataagacttTAGTTATTGATAGTGATGATGATGAAGATGCTTTTTGTACAATTTGTTCTGAATTATATTCTGACAGTAAGAGTGGAGAACCGTGGATCCAATGCGTGAGGTGTAAATTATGGTCTCATGAAGCTTGTACTCCACAGAACTATACAGCTTACTATATTTGTGATAACTGTGAGGCTGATAATTAG